A genomic region of Glycine max cultivar Williams 82 chromosome 15, Glycine_max_v4.0, whole genome shotgun sequence contains the following coding sequences:
- the LOC100527836 gene encoding Probable prefoldin subunit 3-like, translated as MASSSSASGSGSASAVTERRGIPGAQFVEDVQTYLTQSGLDVGSALAFLQERLQQYKVVEMKLLAQQRDLQAKIPDIEKCLDVVATLKAKKGTGEELIADFEVSEGIYSQARIEETDSVCLWLGANVMLEYSLEEATGLLQKNLDNARASLEVLIADLQFLRDQVTITQVTIARVYNWDVHQRRIQQAVATTAQD; from the exons ATGGCTTCTTCGTCTTCAGCGTCGGGTTCGGGTTCAGCTTCGGCGGTGACGGAGCGAAGAGGAATACCAGGGGCTCAGTTCGTGGAGGATGTCCAAACTTACCTTACTCAATCGGGTCTCGATGTTGGTTCAGCCCTCGCTTTTCTCCAAGAAAG ACTTCAGCAATACAAGGTAGTAGAAATGAAGCTTCTTGCTCAGCAAAGAGATCTTCAG GCAAAGATACCAGATATTGAAAAGTGCCTAGATGTTGTTGCTACATTGAAAGCTAAGAAGGGTACTGGTGAG GAACTTATTGCTGATTTTGAAGTATCAGAAGGCATCTATTCACAAGCACGTATAGAAGAAACTGATTCCGTGTGTTTATGGCTGGGAGCAAATGTTATGCTGGAATATTCTTTAGAAGAG GCTACTGGTCTTCTACAGAAGAACCTGGACAATGCTAGAGCCAGTTTGGAAGTTCTTATTGCTGATCTACAATTCTTGAGGGACCAAGTGACAATTACTCAG GTTACAATTGCTCGTGTGTATAATTGGGATGTTCATCAACGGAGAATTCAACAAGCTGTTGCTACAACTGCTCAAGACTAG